A genomic window from Flavobacterium lindanitolerans includes:
- a CDS encoding DinB family protein — protein sequence MKTDQLLPTEFAPYYSTYISRVDQEANLLEELEISVHEFIKFVQNIPLDKYDYRYAEGKWTIKDIIQHLMDSERIFAYRALRIARNDKTPLPGFEENDYADTANANERSIRDLLTELAIIRQSTIALFATFNEEILKRMGIASGYDVSVRALGFIIIGHQKHHQKIFMERYL from the coding sequence ATGAAAACAGACCAATTATTACCAACTGAATTTGCACCGTATTATTCTACCTATATTTCCAGGGTAGATCAGGAAGCAAACCTGCTTGAAGAGCTTGAAATTTCTGTACATGAATTTATAAAATTTGTACAAAACATTCCTTTGGATAAGTATGATTATCGATATGCTGAAGGTAAATGGACCATTAAAGATATTATCCAGCATTTGATGGATTCTGAAAGGATTTTTGCTTATCGTGCCCTCAGAATTGCAAGAAACGATAAAACACCATTGCCTGGTTTTGAAGAAAATGATTATGCCGATACTGCTAATGCAAATGAAAGGAGTATTAGGGATTTGCTTACAGAATTAGCTATAATCAGACAGTCTACAATAGCCTTGTTTGCTACGTTTAATGAAGAAATTCTAAAAAGAATGGGGATTGCATCCGGATATGATGTCTCAGTCAGGGCTTTGGGTTTTATAATCATCGGACACCAGAAGCACCATCAGAAGATCTTTATGGAACGTTACTTATAA
- a CDS encoding helix-turn-helix domain-containing protein, protein MVNTEDFIKRLEKILDYYNLTASSFADKIGVQRSSISHLLSGRNKPSLDFILKILDVFPEIDLYWILNGKGSFPKNNEEYNIAYPPTLSDTDEKQPVNFKKEETIIKNDTIERIVIFYKNGAFKEYHPQ, encoded by the coding sequence ATGGTAAACACGGAAGATTTTATAAAACGGCTTGAAAAAATTCTTGACTATTACAATCTCACTGCTTCTTCTTTTGCCGATAAGATTGGTGTGCAACGTTCCAGCATATCACATCTTCTATCCGGAAGAAACAAACCAAGCCTTGATTTTATATTAAAAATTTTAGATGTATTTCCTGAAATTGATTTGTATTGGATTTTAAACGGCAAAGGTTCATTCCCGAAAAATAATGAAGAATACAATATAGCATATCCGCCTACTCTATCAGATACCGATGAAAAACAACCCGTCAATTTCAAAAAGGAAGAAACGATTATTAAAAATGATACAATTGAAAGAATAGTAATCTTTTATAAAAACGGAGCTTTTAAAGAATATCACCCCCAATAG
- a CDS encoding Lrp/AsnC family transcriptional regulator, giving the protein MNKFRLDEVDHQILDMLIDNTRVPFTDIAKKLLISAGTVHVRVKKMEEAGIIMGSSLTLNYEKLGYSFIAYVGVFLHNTSQTKFVLERINEIPFVTVAHVTTGKFNIFCKIRAMDTKHAKEVIFMIDDIEGVYRTETMISLDESINDKKRLMHTIFKDM; this is encoded by the coding sequence ATGAATAAGTTTCGTTTAGATGAAGTTGATCATCAGATATTAGATATGCTGATTGACAATACAAGAGTTCCTTTTACAGATATAGCAAAAAAACTACTAATCTCTGCAGGAACTGTCCATGTGAGAGTTAAGAAAATGGAAGAAGCTGGTATTATCATGGGTTCATCTTTGACCTTGAATTACGAGAAATTAGGATATTCTTTTATTGCCTATGTAGGAGTTTTTCTTCACAATACTTCACAAACTAAATTTGTATTGGAAAGAATCAATGAAATTCCTTTTGTTACTGTTGCCCACGTAACTACCGGAAAATTCAATATCTTCTGTAAAATCCGTGCTATGGATACAAAACATGCAAAAGAAGTAATCTTCATGATTGATGATATCGAAGGAGTATACAGAACTGAAACCATGATTTCTCTTGACGAAAGTATCAACGATAAAAAACGTTTGATGCACACTATCTTCAAGGATATGTAA
- a CDS encoding phosphoenolpyruvate carboxylase, protein MYTSPRLERFEENVLAKYQIYNSILITLPFDNIGNTGIMLPLFAEVCESGYKKEWNPQQIVDFFSEKYLDNASEKEKIDLMFRFIQYVERQVVLFDAIEDAAFSVVNNLDGENSLRNTKDKAESKDNLKELKAFFEEFKIRTVLTAHPTQFYPGSVLGIITDLEDAIRNNNLKRMRELLAQLGKTPFIKKEKPTPFDEAVSLTWYLENVFYETAGKMMHFFQKNIYDGELPKNQILNLGFWPGGDRDGNPFVTTDITLQVTQRLRTSILKCYYRDIRDLKRKLTFHQVDQLWTELEHKIYRSVFYSEGDLYITLDEMKATLLDIRNRIIENHQSLYLDDLDEFINKVNLFGFYFATLDIRQNSKIHDKVIKDIVKVTNERQLSVFPKDYSSLNESQKLDWMAKATASLDPEWFEDELTRATVESIYAIQKIQEQNGEMGANRYIISNNQSALNVLETYALFRLCGWENSSVDIVPLFETVEDLENAQRVMQTLYTNPLYSEHLKSRNNKQTIMLGFSDGTKDGGYLMANWSIYKAKEALTSISRNYGIEVVFFDGRGGPPARGGGKTHKFYASQGPDIENNEIQITIQGQTISSNFGTLDSCRYNLENLLSAGAANQFFNKGENKLSDTEKKTLESLSQISYKEYSDFKNHPKFIPYLERRSALKYYAMANIGSRPSKRSQSEKLDFNDLRAIPFVGAWSQLKQNVPGFFGVGTALKHFEDNGNWQEVQELYDHSLFFKTLIENSMMSLAKSFFPLTSYMKDDPEFGEFWEIIFNEFKETKRLVLKLSGFDALMENYPDGKASIQMREQIVLPLLTIQQYALTKINDLNLKGNPDEEMLKIYEKIVMRSLFGNINASRNSA, encoded by the coding sequence ATGTACACTTCCCCGAGATTAGAGAGGTTTGAAGAAAACGTACTCGCTAAATATCAGATATATAACAGTATTCTTATTACGCTTCCGTTTGACAATATTGGCAATACAGGAATAATGCTGCCGCTTTTTGCAGAAGTTTGTGAATCAGGTTACAAAAAGGAATGGAATCCCCAACAGATTGTAGATTTTTTCTCTGAAAAATACCTGGATAATGCTTCCGAAAAAGAAAAAATAGACCTTATGTTCCGGTTTATCCAATATGTAGAAAGGCAGGTAGTCTTGTTTGATGCTATTGAAGATGCTGCTTTTTCTGTAGTGAATAATCTCGATGGAGAAAATTCACTCAGGAACACAAAAGACAAGGCGGAGTCTAAAGACAATCTGAAGGAACTAAAAGCTTTTTTTGAAGAATTTAAAATCCGGACTGTACTGACAGCGCATCCTACACAGTTTTATCCGGGATCAGTATTAGGGATTATCACAGATTTAGAAGATGCCATCAGAAACAATAATCTGAAAAGGATGCGTGAACTTCTGGCACAGTTAGGAAAAACACCATTCATTAAAAAAGAAAAACCAACTCCTTTTGATGAAGCGGTCAGCCTGACCTGGTATCTTGAAAACGTTTTTTATGAAACGGCAGGAAAAATGATGCATTTTTTCCAGAAAAATATTTATGATGGAGAATTGCCTAAAAATCAAATTTTAAATCTGGGATTCTGGCCCGGAGGTGACCGTGATGGAAACCCATTTGTTACAACAGATATAACTTTGCAGGTAACACAAAGATTGCGTACTTCAATACTCAAATGCTATTACAGGGATATTCGGGATTTGAAAAGAAAGCTGACTTTTCATCAGGTAGACCAATTGTGGACAGAGCTTGAACATAAAATTTACCGTTCTGTGTTTTATTCGGAAGGCGATTTGTATATAACTTTGGACGAAATGAAAGCCACATTGCTGGACATTCGCAATAGGATTATTGAAAACCACCAATCACTGTATCTTGACGATTTGGACGAATTTATTAACAAAGTAAATCTTTTCGGATTTTACTTTGCTACATTGGACATCAGGCAAAACAGCAAAATTCATGATAAGGTTATTAAGGATATTGTAAAAGTTACAAACGAACGCCAATTGTCTGTTTTTCCTAAAGACTATTCCTCATTGAATGAAAGTCAAAAATTAGATTGGATGGCGAAAGCCACTGCCAGTCTTGATCCGGAATGGTTTGAAGATGAACTGACCAGAGCTACTGTTGAGTCAATATATGCCATACAGAAAATACAGGAACAGAATGGTGAAATGGGGGCTAATCGTTACATCATCAGTAATAACCAGAGCGCACTAAACGTTTTGGAAACCTATGCACTTTTTCGTTTGTGCGGATGGGAAAATTCTTCTGTTGATATTGTTCCGCTTTTTGAAACTGTAGAGGATTTGGAAAATGCGCAACGAGTAATGCAAACGCTTTATACCAATCCGCTGTATTCGGAGCATTTAAAATCCAGAAATAATAAGCAGACCATTATGCTTGGTTTTTCTGATGGAACAAAAGACGGAGGTTATCTGATGGCTAATTGGAGTATTTATAAGGCAAAAGAGGCGCTGACTTCAATTTCCAGAAATTATGGTATTGAAGTTGTTTTCTTTGACGGAAGAGGAGGGCCACCGGCCAGAGGAGGAGGTAAGACCCATAAGTTCTATGCTTCACAGGGACCCGATATAGAAAATAATGAAATTCAGATAACCATTCAGGGACAAACCATCAGTTCTAATTTTGGAACTTTGGATTCCTGCCGTTATAATCTTGAAAATCTGTTAAGTGCCGGAGCAGCCAATCAGTTTTTTAATAAGGGAGAAAATAAACTTTCTGATACTGAAAAAAAGACCTTGGAATCGCTTTCGCAAATAAGCTATAAAGAATATTCCGATTTTAAAAACCATCCTAAGTTTATCCCATATCTGGAAAGAAGAAGTGCGCTTAAGTATTATGCAATGGCGAATATAGGTAGCCGTCCTTCTAAAAGGAGTCAATCCGAAAAACTTGATTTCAATGACCTTCGGGCAATTCCTTTTGTAGGGGCCTGGAGTCAATTAAAACAAAATGTTCCCGGATTTTTTGGAGTAGGTACAGCTCTGAAGCATTTTGAAGACAATGGAAACTGGCAGGAAGTTCAGGAGTTGTATGACCATTCACTTTTCTTTAAAACCTTGATTGAAAACAGTATGATGTCGTTGGCAAAATCGTTTTTCCCTTTGACATCCTATATGAAAGACGATCCGGAATTTGGTGAATTTTGGGAAATCATTTTTAATGAATTTAAAGAAACAAAAAGGCTGGTACTGAAATTATCCGGTTTTGATGCCTTGATGGAAAACTATCCTGACGGGAAAGCTTCTATACAAATGCGGGAACAAATTGTATTGCCATTGCTTACTATACAACAATATGCCCTGACTAAAATAAACGATTTAAACCTTAAAGGCAATCCGGACGAAGAAATGCTGAAAATCTATGAAAAAATAGTAATGCGTTCTCTTTTTGGAAATATTAATGCCAGTAGAAACTCTGCTTAA
- a CDS encoding spermidine synthase, protein MLKRILSYLLPINVYKQHSSVSKNLEVTWANGELVLDSKNTNYSYGSLQRILRIGLENIGFETVLKAEHILVLGVAGGSVIKTLSEEIGFKGRITGVEIDSEVLQIANSYFGLDKIPNLEIIVDDASKYVLKDKNKYGLIIVDIFQDTTMPDFLFEDFFQKQICELLDKKGIILFNTMCLTDKDRLRNKEYLSNINSEFYTLRTIPRIERYNELIIIEKK, encoded by the coding sequence GTGCTAAAAAGAATACTAAGCTACCTCCTGCCCATAAATGTTTATAAGCAGCATTCGTCCGTGAGTAAAAACCTGGAAGTCACCTGGGCCAATGGTGAATTGGTATTGGATTCTAAAAACACCAATTATTCTTATGGAAGCCTGCAGCGTATTCTTAGAATAGGATTGGAAAACATAGGTTTTGAAACTGTATTAAAAGCGGAACACATTCTTGTTCTTGGAGTTGCAGGCGGAAGCGTAATTAAAACTTTAAGTGAAGAAATTGGATTTAAAGGCAGGATTACGGGAGTAGAAATCGATTCTGAAGTACTGCAAATCGCCAATTCCTATTTTGGATTGGACAAAATCCCGAATTTAGAAATCATTGTTGATGATGCTTCTAAATATGTTTTAAAAGACAAAAACAAATACGGACTTATTATTGTTGATATTTTTCAGGATACTACAATGCCGGACTTTCTTTTTGAAGATTTTTTTCAGAAACAAATCTGTGAACTTTTAGACAAAAAGGGAATTATTCTTTTTAATACGATGTGTCTTACTGATAAAGACAGGCTGCGTAACAAAGAGTATCTGTCCAACATCAATTCGGAATTCTATACTTTACGAACTATCCCAAGAATTGAGCGTTATAACGAACTCATTATAATAGAAAAGAAATAA
- a CDS encoding DUF3822 family protein, producing MSANTNITEKKYRKLSIQVSLNGFRFCCFDTLNQTVLFVKEVDFNDFEKSIKVEDHYWQAFVNHKELTATYDEVVVLHENNLSSFVPKAMFDENYLGSYLQYSTKVFESDFFAFDVLEPFDMVNTYIPYVNFNNYLLDQFDSFDYLHVNSILVQKLLENSKNVSETQLFVHVGKEHFEIVVIENQKLLLFNSFEYQTKEDFIYYILFTAEQLKLNPETFKLQLLGEISEESDLFKIAYRYIRNISLMNVFHTQKHNDFSTLENLKYFILFNS from the coding sequence ATGTCGGCTAACACAAACATAACAGAAAAAAAATACAGGAAACTTTCCATTCAGGTATCTTTGAATGGATTCCGATTTTGCTGTTTTGATACTTTGAATCAGACCGTTCTGTTTGTCAAGGAAGTCGATTTTAATGATTTTGAAAAATCTATTAAGGTAGAAGATCATTACTGGCAGGCTTTTGTAAACCATAAAGAACTTACGGCAACCTATGACGAAGTAGTTGTTCTCCACGAAAACAATCTTTCTTCTTTTGTGCCAAAAGCGATGTTTGATGAAAACTATTTAGGAAGTTATCTGCAATACAGTACCAAAGTTTTTGAATCTGATTTTTTTGCCTTTGACGTTCTTGAACCTTTTGATATGGTCAATACTTACATTCCGTATGTTAATTTCAATAATTATCTGCTGGACCAGTTTGATAGTTTTGATTACCTGCACGTGAACAGCATTTTAGTGCAGAAACTTCTTGAGAATTCAAAGAATGTTTCAGAAACACAGCTATTTGTTCATGTAGGGAAAGAGCATTTCGAGATTGTCGTGATAGAAAACCAAAAGCTTTTGTTGTTTAATTCGTTTGAATACCAGACCAAAGAGGATTTTATCTACTATATCCTTTTTACAGCTGAGCAGCTAAAATTGAACCCTGAAACTTTTAAACTGCAATTGCTGGGCGAAATTTCAGAAGAGAGTGACCTGTTTAAGATTGCTTATCGTTATATCAGGAACATTTCATTGATGAATGTATTCCATACGCAAAAGCACAATGATTTTTCAACACTGGAAAACTTAAAATATTTTATCTTATTCAACTCATAA
- a CDS encoding DNA primase, whose protein sequence is MKRIIVDYSKLTNEILTLLVEKFPDGYDDSNIIRFKNAKNELVEAVEVRTEDTIYLVKVSTKLASRIENFDEDDDLEDVVVPMEAIKDLDMDDDADDDDDEEKEDKIELDDEDDDEDRDIADIADDEDDDED, encoded by the coding sequence ATGAAAAGAATTATTGTAGATTATTCTAAACTAACCAATGAAATTCTGACTTTGCTTGTCGAAAAATTTCCTGATGGATATGACGACTCCAATATCATCCGTTTCAAAAATGCTAAAAACGAGTTGGTAGAGGCTGTAGAAGTTAGAACAGAAGACACTATTTATCTGGTAAAAGTGAGCACCAAACTTGCCAGCAGAATCGAAAACTTTGATGAAGATGATGATTTAGAAGATGTAGTTGTACCAATGGAAGCCATCAAAGATCTTGACATGGATGATGATGCAGACGATGATGACGACGAAGAAAAAGAAGACAAAATCGAATTGGATGACGAAGATGATGATGAGGACAGAGATATTGCTGATATCGCTGACGATGAAGATGATGATGAAGACTAG
- the kdsB gene encoding 3-deoxy-manno-octulosonate cytidylyltransferase, with protein MKIIAVIPARYASTRFHAKLMQDLGGKTVITRTYEAAVSTQLFDDVFVATDSKLIFDEIVSNGGKAIMSKKEHESGSDRIAEAVEDLDVDIVVNVQGDEPFINKEPLEKLLEVFRNDEARQIDLASLMREIKDKEEIANPNNVKVIVDQSGLALYFSRSVIPYPRDENAGVRYFQHIGIYAFRKPALMDFYSLPMKSLEASEKLEQLRYLEYGKKIKMVETTHVGIGIDTVEDLEKARKLV; from the coding sequence ATGAAAATAATAGCAGTAATCCCAGCGCGTTATGCTTCAACCCGATTTCATGCCAAGCTGATGCAGGATTTGGGTGGGAAAACGGTAATTACCAGAACCTATGAAGCGGCCGTTTCAACACAGCTTTTTGATGATGTTTTTGTAGCCACCGATTCTAAGCTCATCTTTGATGAAATTGTTTCGAATGGGGGCAAGGCTATCATGAGTAAAAAGGAACATGAATCCGGTAGCGACAGGATAGCGGAAGCTGTTGAAGACCTGGATGTTGATATTGTTGTAAACGTGCAGGGCGACGAACCTTTTATTAATAAAGAACCGCTTGAAAAACTTTTAGAAGTATTCAGAAATGATGAAGCCCGCCAGATTGACCTGGCGTCTCTGATGCGCGAAATAAAAGACAAGGAAGAAATTGCAAATCCAAACAATGTAAAGGTAATTGTTGACCAAAGTGGTCTGGCTTTATACTTCTCACGTTCAGTTATCCCATACCCGAGAGATGAAAATGCAGGTGTGCGTTATTTTCAGCACATTGGTATTTATGCGTTTAGAAAACCGGCCTTAATGGATTTTTACAGCCTGCCGATGAAATCTCTGGAGGCTTCTGAAAAATTGGAACAGCTCCGATATCTGGAATATGGCAAGAAAATAAAAATGGTAGAAACCACTCATGTAGGAATTGGTATTGATACGGTTGAGGATTTGGAGAAGGCGAGGAAGTTGGTTTAG
- a CDS encoding ATP-dependent DNA helicase: MNAAFFYKTLKSKFPYQPTVKQDIFFQKIAEFLTNDKQDEIFVLKGYAGTGKTTVISTLVNNLTEINKKYVLLAPTGRAAKVIANYSQKPAYTIHKKIYYPKTKSGGVTFTTQQNKHKNTIFIVDESSMISDSGNETSMYENGSLLDDLIYYVYSGVNCKMILLGDTAQLPPVNLDISPALDINLLHRNYDMEVSHIEFDEVMRQEENSGILFNATELREQLEEDFFEDFKFDVTHFKDIVRLTDGYDIQDAIHTAYSNYGLEDTAFIVRSNKRANAYNQQIRTRILDKESELSTGDFLMVVKNNYFWLKDSTETDFIANGDIVEVMEIYKMQELYGFKFATVKIRMVDYPNQIPFETVLILDTLTSESASLTYEESNRLYQEVMLDYEEERTAYRKFQKVKENRYFNALQVKFSYAMTCHKSQGGQWNTVFVEQPYLPNGIDRDYIRWLYTAITRAKDKLYLIGFKDENFIE, translated from the coding sequence ATGAATGCTGCATTTTTCTACAAAACCCTGAAGTCGAAGTTTCCGTACCAGCCTACTGTCAAACAGGATATCTTCTTCCAGAAAATTGCTGAATTTCTGACCAATGACAAACAGGATGAAATTTTTGTGCTAAAAGGTTATGCCGGAACAGGAAAGACAACCGTAATTTCGACTTTGGTCAACAACCTTACAGAAATCAATAAAAAATATGTGCTTTTGGCACCCACCGGTCGTGCGGCAAAGGTCATTGCCAATTATTCGCAAAAGCCGGCCTATACCATCCACAAAAAAATCTATTATCCTAAAACAAAAAGTGGAGGAGTGACCTTTACTACTCAGCAGAACAAACATAAAAATACGATTTTTATCGTTGACGAATCGTCTATGATTTCAGATTCAGGTAATGAAACCAGTATGTATGAAAATGGTTCACTGTTAGACGACCTCATATATTATGTGTATTCCGGAGTTAACTGTAAAATGATTCTTTTGGGTGATACGGCACAGTTACCGCCGGTAAATCTTGACATATCGCCGGCTCTGGATATTAATCTGCTACATAGAAATTATGATATGGAAGTTTCCCACATCGAATTTGATGAAGTAATGCGACAGGAAGAAAATTCCGGAATATTGTTCAATGCAACTGAACTGAGGGAACAATTGGAGGAAGACTTTTTTGAAGATTTCAAGTTTGATGTAACGCATTTTAAAGATATTGTCAGACTAACAGACGGTTATGACATTCAGGATGCCATCCACACAGCCTACAGCAATTACGGATTGGAAGATACCGCATTTATTGTACGTTCCAACAAAAGGGCCAATGCCTATAACCAGCAAATCCGGACTAGAATCCTGGATAAGGAGAGTGAACTTTCTACAGGCGATTTCCTTATGGTTGTAAAAAATAATTATTTTTGGCTCAAGGATTCTACAGAAACCGATTTTATAGCCAATGGCGATATTGTCGAAGTTATGGAAATCTATAAGATGCAGGAATTGTATGGCTTTAAGTTTGCTACCGTAAAAATAAGAATGGTGGATTATCCGAATCAGATACCATTTGAAACGGTCTTGATTTTAGATACATTGACAAGCGAATCGGCTTCATTGACCTATGAAGAATCAAACCGACTGTATCAGGAAGTAATGCTGGATTATGAAGAGGAAAGAACAGCCTACAGGAAATTCCAGAAAGTAAAAGAAAACAGGTATTTTAACGCCTTGCAGGTAAAGTTTTCCTATGCCATGACCTGCCACAAATCACAGGGTGGACAATGGAATACCGTATTTGTTGAACAGCCTTATTTGCCTAATGGAATCGACAGAGATTACATCCGCTGGTTATATACAGCCATTACCAGGGCTAAAGACAAATTATATTTGATTGGCTTTAAAGATGAAAACTTTATAGAATAG
- a CDS encoding PKD domain-containing protein, with protein sequence MKRLSLIIIFAFAFAACDKDDGKSIVDCLGESLFLNAHHSISSENPMQVNYSVTYEGSHTLNNTVKWDFGDGTQQTVTSTEVSHTYSQPGNYTATASVKVSVNGATCSSDLHEHVTIQ encoded by the coding sequence ATGAAAAGACTGTCTCTTATTATCATTTTTGCTTTCGCTTTTGCTGCCTGTGATAAGGATGACGGTAAAAGTATAGTCGATTGCCTTGGTGAATCCCTATTTTTAAATGCCCATCATTCTATATCCAGTGAAAATCCAATGCAGGTAAATTATAGCGTTACTTATGAAGGAAGCCATACACTGAACAATACTGTTAAATGGGATTTTGGTGACGGAACACAACAGACAGTTACAAGTACTGAAGTAAGTCATACATATTCGCAACCAGGAAACTATACAGCTACGGCTTCTGTTAAGGTTAGTGTAAATGGGGCAACCTGTTCGTCAGACCTTCATGAGCATGTTACCATACAATAA
- a CDS encoding M14 family metallopeptidase, protein MDFEKVFRENKEKTLEGRYITLDKIEPLLRTINKNENLDVIGKSVLGKPIYSYTIGTGKIKILLWSQMHGNEGTTTKALFDLLNVLNSDTILGKELLSHFTFLAVPMLNPDGAERYTRINANGIDLNRDFQDLSQPESRLLRELYNDFKPDFCYNLHDQRTIFAAGDVNKPATVSFLAPSFNDAREVNEVRIKAMDVIVAMNTTLQAFIPGQVGRFDDGFNLNCVGDTFTYLGSPTILFEAGHYQQDYEREMTRKFIFIALISGLKYIYENDIVLNETEKYFNIPQNKPVFYDFIYKNIKIYYDNKQIITNFAIQFTEVLNEGKIEFIAFIVEIGELTQNFGHFEYDAKGASYSDDQDNIPKLGQKAEFYLSEKVKIVNGLPNV, encoded by the coding sequence ATGGATTTTGAAAAAGTATTCCGGGAGAACAAGGAAAAAACGTTAGAAGGAAGATATATTACTCTTGATAAAATTGAGCCTTTATTAAGAACGATTAACAAGAATGAAAATTTAGATGTAATTGGAAAATCAGTATTAGGAAAACCAATCTATTCCTATACTATCGGAACAGGCAAAATTAAGATACTGCTTTGGTCACAGATGCATGGAAATGAAGGAACGACTACCAAGGCATTATTTGATCTTTTAAATGTATTAAACAGCGACACGATTTTAGGAAAAGAGCTTCTAAGCCATTTTACTTTTCTGGCCGTACCCATGCTTAATCCGGATGGCGCGGAAAGATATACGCGCATTAATGCTAACGGAATTGACCTTAACAGGGATTTCCAGGATTTAAGCCAGCCTGAAAGCCGTCTGCTCAGAGAGCTATATAATGACTTTAAACCGGACTTTTGCTATAATCTTCATGACCAACGTACCATTTTTGCGGCTGGAGATGTTAATAAACCTGCAACGGTTTCCTTTTTAGCACCTTCGTTTAACGATGCAAGAGAAGTTAATGAGGTTCGTATAAAAGCAATGGATGTCATAGTTGCAATGAATACAACTTTACAAGCTTTTATTCCCGGACAAGTGGGGCGTTTTGATGACGGTTTTAATCTGAATTGTGTTGGAGATACCTTTACTTATCTGGGATCGCCAACTATTTTATTCGAAGCCGGACATTATCAGCAGGATTACGAACGCGAAATGACGCGAAAATTTATTTTTATAGCATTGATTTCAGGGTTGAAATATATTTACGAAAACGATATAGTTCTCAATGAAACGGAAAAATATTTCAATATTCCTCAAAACAAACCAGTTTTTTACGACTTCATTTATAAAAATATCAAAATTTACTATGATAATAAACAAATTATTACGAATTTTGCAATTCAATTTACGGAGGTTTTGAATGAAGGGAAAATTGAATTTATTGCCTTCATTGTCGAAATAGGTGAGCTGACACAAAACTTTGGACATTTTGAATATGATGCAAAAGGAGCTTCCTATTCTGATGATCAGGACAACATTCCGAAATTGGGTCAAAAAGCTGAGTTTTATTTATCAGAAAAAGTTAAAATTGTTAACGGATTGCCAAATGTTTAA
- a CDS encoding 1-acyl-sn-glycerol-3-phosphate acyltransferase translates to MKRIIYKLIFFKIMGWSIKGTMNPEIKKSIIIVVPHTSWHDFYIGLFARGIINLEMNYVAKKELFKFPFGAYFRWMGGAPLNRNSRQNTVEAIAEIFKKREIFRLAIAPEGTRKKVTDWKTGFYYIALKAEVPIIPVAFDYAKKEVVLNEAFYPTGDIQKDFAELKSKYKGIVGRIPEYSFEI, encoded by the coding sequence ATGAAGCGTATTATTTATAAACTTATCTTTTTCAAAATAATGGGATGGAGCATCAAAGGAACGATGAATCCCGAAATTAAGAAATCTATTATTATTGTCGTGCCGCATACCAGCTGGCATGATTTCTACATAGGCCTTTTTGCCCGAGGCATTATCAATCTGGAGATGAATTATGTCGCCAAAAAAGAACTTTTTAAATTTCCATTCGGCGCTTATTTCCGTTGGATGGGTGGTGCTCCACTCAACAGAAACTCCCGACAAAATACAGTGGAGGCCATAGCGGAGATTTTTAAAAAAAGAGAAATCTTCCGACTGGCAATCGCTCCGGAAGGAACCCGTAAAAAAGTGACAGACTGGAAGACAGGCTTTTATTATATTGCATTGAAAGCAGAAGTTCCCATAATTCCGGTTGCATTTGATTATGCAAAAAAGGAGGTAGTACTCAATGAGGCTTTTTACCCGACTGGCGATATACAAAAAGATTTTGCAGAACTAAAGAGCAAATACAAAGGTATAGTAGGCAGGATTCCGGAATACAGTTTTGAAATTTAG